One window of Nostoc sp. C052 genomic DNA carries:
- a CDS encoding SemiSWEET transporter, with amino-acid sequence MDFLTILGLAAATITTISFLPQMFKTWQTKSAKDVSLVTLITFITGIFLWLIYGIYLQSLPIILANSVTLVFNLIILWLKIKYR; translated from the coding sequence ATGGATTTTCTGACAATTCTAGGATTAGCTGCCGCAACAATAACCACAATCTCTTTTTTGCCACAGATGTTTAAAACTTGGCAAACAAAATCAGCAAAAGATGTTTCTTTAGTGACGCTAATTACATTCATAACTGGTATCTTTTTGTGGTTAATTTATGGAATTTATCTACAATCTTTACCGATTATTCTTGCCAACAGCGTAACATTGGTTTTTAACTTAATTATTCTATGGCTTAAAATTAAATATAGATAA
- a CDS encoding radical SAM protein has translation MTSSVFDSERLLFKPTTPDINAIPIIFAFPNEYSVGITSLGYQVVWATFAMRDDVQVSRLFTDIHEQIPRKPEIVGFSISWELDYVNILNLLESLEIPIRGTSRDDSHPIIFGGGPVLTANPEPFADFFDVILLGDGEILLGNFIEAYKEVRNASRQTQLKRLAQIPGIYVPSLYEVEYHTRDGEVKSIKPIFPEIPAVVQKQTYRGNTLSASTVVTEKAAWENIYMVEVVRSCPEMCRFCLASYLTLPFRTASLEDSLIPAIAKGLEVTNRLGLLGASVTQHPEFEALLDYISQPKYDDVRLSIASVRTNTVTVQLAETLTKRDTRSLTIAVESGSEKIRQIVNKKLHNDEIIQAAINAKAGGLKSLKLYGMAGIPGEEAEDLEQTVAMMRNIKKAAPGLRLTYGCSTFVPKAHTPFQWFGVNRQAEKRLQFLQKQLKPQGIEFRPESYNWSIIQALLSRGDRRLSQLLELTRDFGDSLGSYKRAFKQLKGQIPDLDFYVHAEWSTEQVLPWSHLQGPLPQSTLLKHLADAKSYINPSPKQLQPLTL, from the coding sequence GTGACATCATCTGTATTTGACTCTGAACGCCTTCTATTTAAACCCACCACCCCAGATATCAACGCAATTCCCATAATCTTCGCCTTTCCCAACGAGTACAGCGTAGGTATAACTAGTCTCGGCTATCAGGTGGTGTGGGCTACTTTTGCAATGCGTGATGATGTGCAGGTGAGTCGCCTGTTTACCGATATTCACGAACAAATCCCTAGAAAGCCGGAAATTGTGGGATTTTCGATTTCGTGGGAACTGGATTATGTGAATATTCTAAATTTGCTGGAATCTTTAGAAATTCCTATTCGAGGAACCTCCCGTGATGATTCTCATCCGATAATTTTTGGTGGTGGCCCAGTTCTTACTGCTAACCCCGAACCTTTTGCAGATTTTTTTGATGTCATTTTACTGGGGGATGGCGAAATCTTGTTAGGGAATTTTATTGAGGCTTATAAAGAAGTCAGAAATGCCTCAAGACAAACTCAACTAAAAAGACTTGCACAAATACCAGGAATTTATGTACCCAGTTTATATGAGGTGGAATATCACACAAGAGATGGTGAAGTAAAGTCAATTAAACCAATTTTTCCTGAAATTCCCGCAGTGGTGCAAAAGCAAACTTACAGAGGAAATACCCTATCGGCATCGACTGTAGTCACTGAAAAAGCCGCATGGGAAAATATTTACATGGTGGAAGTGGTGAGAAGTTGTCCAGAAATGTGCCGCTTTTGTTTGGCGAGTTATCTCACACTGCCTTTTAGAACAGCGAGTCTGGAAGATTCATTAATTCCAGCGATCGCCAAAGGTTTAGAAGTCACAAATCGGCTAGGATTATTAGGGGCTTCAGTTACTCAACATCCAGAGTTTGAGGCGTTGCTAGATTATATTAGTCAGCCAAAATATGATGATGTCCGTCTCAGTATTGCCTCAGTGCGAACTAATACTGTAACAGTCCAGTTAGCAGAAACTTTGACGAAACGAGACACGCGATCGCTTACCATTGCTGTAGAGAGTGGTTCTGAAAAAATCCGGCAAATCGTCAACAAAAAGCTGCATAACGATGAAATTATACAAGCAGCCATAAATGCCAAAGCTGGCGGATTAAAAAGCTTGAAACTCTACGGAATGGCAGGAATTCCTGGTGAAGAAGCAGAAGATTTAGAGCAAACCGTGGCGATGATGCGTAATATCAAAAAAGCTGCGCCGGGATTGCGCTTAACATACGGATGCAGCACCTTTGTACCTAAAGCACACACACCCTTTCAATGGTTTGGGGTAAATCGCCAAGCCGAAAAGCGGTTGCAGTTTTTGCAAAAACAGCTAAAACCACAGGGGATAGAATTTCGCCCAGAAAGCTATAATTGGTCGATTATACAGGCTTTGTTATCGAGAGGCGATCGCAGACTCTCCCAACTTCTTGAACTTACTCGTGACTTTGGCGATTCCTTGGGTAGCTACAAACGTGCTTTCAAGCAACTCAAAGGACAAATCCCCGATTTAGATTTCTATGTCCACGCCGAATGGTCAACAGAACAAGTATTACCCTGGAGCCACTTGCAAGGGCCTCTGCCACAGTCTACACTACTAAAGCATTTGGCTGATGCTAAAAGTTATATCAATCCATCTCCAAAACAATTACAGCCATTGACTTTATAG
- a CDS encoding CPXCG motif-containing cysteine-rich protein has translation MQNTAEYYCAYCGEPNLTFIDLSAGGQQSYVEDCQVCCNPNILYVRVDEDTLDIEIDTESES, from the coding sequence ATGCAAAACACAGCTGAGTATTACTGCGCCTATTGCGGCGAACCGAACTTAACTTTTATTGATTTGAGTGCTGGAGGACAGCAATCTTACGTTGAAGATTGTCAAGTTTGTTGTAACCCAAATATTTTGTATGTGCGGGTTGATGAAGATACCCTAGATATCGAAATTGATACCGAATCCGAAAGTTGA
- a CDS encoding SRPBCC family protein: MLHFKHSSVINATPEVVWKFHERPDILQMLNPPWQPVQIVRREGGLNVGAITEFRLFLGPLPLTWLARHTECEKYRLFTDEQISGPFEYWVHRHEFEPENGKTRLTDAISFSMPGGGTVEFISGWLVQAQLEAMFRYRHYVTKRECESY, translated from the coding sequence ATGCTGCACTTTAAACATTCCTCAGTAATTAATGCCACACCAGAAGTAGTTTGGAAATTTCACGAAAGGCCAGATATTTTACAAATGTTAAATCCACCTTGGCAGCCAGTCCAAATAGTTCGTCGTGAGGGGGGTCTAAATGTGGGTGCTATCACCGAATTTCGCTTGTTTCTCGGCCCATTACCCTTAACTTGGTTAGCGCGTCATACTGAATGTGAAAAATATCGTCTGTTTACCGACGAACAAATATCTGGCCCTTTCGAGTATTGGGTACATCGACATGAATTTGAACCGGAAAATGGCAAAACTAGACTAACTGATGCTATCTCCTTCTCTATGCCTGGTGGAGGAACAGTTGAATTTATCAGTGGTTGGCTAGTGCAAGCGCAATTAGAAGCAATGTTTCGCTATCGGCACTACGTAACTAAACGTGAGTGTGAGTCATATTAA
- the crtW gene encoding beta-carotene ketolase CrtW yields the protein MIQLEQPPSHQTKLTPVVKSKSQFKGLFIAIVIVSAWVISLSLLLPLDISKLKLWMLLPSIAWQTFLYTGLFITSHDAMHGIVFPQNSKINHLIGTLTLSLYGLLPYKKLLKKHWLHHHNPATQIDPDFHNGKYKNFFAWYLHFMKGYWSWGQIIALSIIYNFAKYILHIPSDNLNYFWVFPSLLSSFQLFYFGTFLPHSEPTGGYIQPHCAQTISRPIWWSFITCYHFGYHEEHHEYPHVPWWQLPEIYKAK from the coding sequence GTGATTCAATTAGAACAACCACCCAGTCATCAAACAAAACTGACTCCAGTAGTGAAAAGTAAATCTCAGTTTAAAGGACTTTTCATTGCTATTGTCATTGTTAGTGCATGGGTTATTAGCTTGAGTTTATTACTTCCCCTTGACATCTCCAAGTTAAAACTTTGGATGCTATTGCCTAGCATAGCTTGGCAAACATTTTTATATACGGGATTATTTATTACATCTCATGATGCTATGCATGGGATAGTGTTTCCTCAAAACAGCAAAATTAATCATCTTATTGGGACATTAACCCTATCTCTTTATGGTCTTTTACCATATAAAAAATTATTAAAAAAGCATTGGTTACACCACCACAATCCAGCAACTCAAATAGATCCAGATTTTCATAATGGTAAATACAAAAACTTCTTTGCTTGGTATTTACATTTTATGAAAGGTTACTGGAGTTGGGGACAAATAATTGCTCTAAGCATTATTTATAACTTTGCAAAATATATACTCCATATACCCAGTGATAATTTAAATTACTTTTGGGTATTTCCTTCGCTTTTAAGTTCATTCCAATTATTTTATTTTGGTACTTTCCTCCCACATAGCGAACCAACGGGGGGCTATATTCAGCCTCATTGTGCCCAGACAATTAGCCGTCCAATTTGGTGGTCATTTATCACATGCTATCATTTCGGCTATCACGAGGAACATCACGAATATCCTCATGTTCCTTGGTGGCAGTTACCAGAAATTTACAAAGCAAAATAG
- the cofG gene encoding 7,8-didemethyl-8-hydroxy-5-deazariboflavin synthase subunit CofG: protein MPINNSRLVTYSPAYTIVPTYECFNRCSYCNFRSEPGKSPWMSLSDAESILKPLQNEKVCEILILSGEVHPHSPKRQAWFERIYDLCELALSMGFLPHTNAGPLSFEEMQKLKHVNVSMGLMLEQLTPTLLNSVHRHAPSKLPEVRLQQLQWAGELQIPFTTGLLLGIGETLDDCWETLTAISQLHQRYHHIQEVILQPHSPGYQQTFDAPPFDPHQLPEVIFKARQILPPDITIQIPPNLVKDDRWLLACIEAGARDLGGIGPKDEVNPDYPHVQEQVLRKILQPAGWELMPRLPIYPQFDSWLSGELQTAVKRWRKTLTPISLL, encoded by the coding sequence ATGCCAATTAATAATTCTCGTCTTGTCACTTATAGCCCTGCTTATACAATCGTTCCTACTTACGAGTGCTTTAATCGGTGTAGTTACTGCAATTTTCGCAGCGAACCAGGTAAAAGTCCCTGGATGAGTCTTTCAGATGCAGAAAGTATTTTAAAACCACTTCAAAACGAAAAAGTCTGCGAAATTCTCATACTGAGCGGTGAAGTACATCCCCATTCGCCAAAGCGTCAGGCGTGGTTTGAGCGGATTTATGATTTGTGTGAATTAGCGCTTTCAATGGGATTTTTACCTCATACAAACGCGGGCCCACTGAGTTTTGAAGAAATGCAAAAGCTCAAGCATGTGAATGTTTCGATGGGGCTGATGTTGGAACAGTTAACGCCAACATTGTTAAATAGTGTACATCGGCACGCACCGAGTAAATTACCAGAAGTTCGTTTACAGCAATTGCAATGGGCGGGAGAGTTGCAGATTCCCTTTACAACTGGGTTACTGTTGGGAATTGGGGAAACTTTAGATGATTGCTGGGAAACATTAACAGCTATATCTCAATTACATCAACGTTATCACCACATTCAAGAAGTTATTCTGCAACCTCATAGTCCAGGATATCAGCAAACTTTTGATGCACCACCTTTTGACCCTCATCAGTTACCAGAAGTAATTTTTAAGGCGCGTCAGATTTTACCGCCAGATATTACGATTCAAATTCCGCCCAATTTAGTTAAAGATGACCGATGGTTACTCGCTTGTATAGAAGCTGGTGCGCGAGATTTGGGCGGAATTGGGCCAAAAGATGAGGTGAATCCCGATTATCCTCATGTTCAGGAACAGGTATTAAGAAAAATTTTACAACCTGCGGGGTGGGAATTGATGCCGCGTTTACCGATTTATCCGCAATTTGATAGCTGGTTGTCGGGAGAATTACAAACAGCGGTGAAACGCTGGCGCAAGACTCTAACCCCAATTTCTCTTTTGTAA
- a CDS encoding AAA family ATPase: MPNNTDLLANLYNAFNPFEPLPAGDPKYVDCQDVRGDADILQELGNRMQLANTNTCQLYSGHRGAGKSTELLRLKKYLENRKFYVVYFAADEEDIDSEDAQYTDILLACTRRLLKDLKGIASPRPILDWLKDRWVDLKDLALTPIEFEKMAVEVQLAQFAKLTANLRAVPELRQKIRQKIDPYTVTLIQVLNEFLVDAKQHLPNGYNKLAVIVDNLDRMVLVKDGDGRTNYEEVFLDRSEQLQALDCHLIYTVPISMVYSTRATDLRDIYGDPQILPMIMVNTLKGEVYQPGLKKVKEVINKRVRQIAPELSLETEIFDSPQTLDRLCLMSGGHVRNLLLLTQDAIGRTEELPVSEKAVRRAITQARDTYRRAVENHQWCLLAEVSCSKRIINDDLYRSLMYNRCLLEYRYLDDDGEMQRWYDIHPLIQGIPEFKEAVAKLS, translated from the coding sequence ATGCCTAATAATACTGACTTACTCGCAAACCTTTACAACGCCTTTAACCCCTTTGAACCCTTACCCGCAGGTGATCCCAAATATGTAGATTGTCAGGATGTGCGGGGAGATGCCGATATTTTGCAAGAGTTGGGAAATCGGATGCAACTGGCAAATACAAATACTTGCCAATTGTATTCTGGTCATCGGGGTGCGGGGAAGTCTACAGAATTACTCAGGTTAAAGAAGTATTTAGAAAATCGGAAATTTTATGTTGTCTATTTTGCGGCTGATGAAGAGGATATCGATTCTGAAGATGCCCAATATACAGATATTCTCCTCGCCTGTACCCGCCGTTTGCTCAAAGATTTAAAAGGAATTGCTAGTCCTCGCCCGATACTCGACTGGTTGAAAGATCGTTGGGTAGATTTAAAAGATTTGGCGCTGACTCCCATAGAATTTGAGAAGATGGCTGTAGAAGTGCAGCTTGCTCAATTCGCCAAGTTGACTGCAAATTTAAGGGCTGTTCCTGAATTACGCCAGAAGATTCGCCAAAAAATTGATCCTTACACCGTCACTTTAATTCAGGTGTTAAATGAGTTTCTGGTGGATGCAAAACAGCACTTACCTAATGGCTACAATAAACTGGCGGTAATTGTCGATAACTTAGATCGGATGGTGTTAGTCAAAGACGGCGATGGCCGCACCAACTATGAGGAAGTTTTTTTAGACCGCAGCGAACAACTCCAAGCTTTAGATTGCCATTTGATTTACACTGTCCCCATTTCAATGGTCTATTCTACCAGGGCAACAGACCTCAGAGACATCTACGGCGACCCCCAAATTTTGCCGATGATTATGGTAAACACTCTCAAAGGCGAAGTTTACCAGCCAGGACTCAAGAAAGTTAAAGAAGTAATTAACAAGCGAGTCCGGCAAATTGCACCGGAACTATCACTAGAAACAGAAATTTTCGACAGTCCCCAAACCTTAGACAGACTTTGTTTAATGAGTGGAGGTCATGTGAGGAATTTGCTATTGTTAACTCAAGATGCCATTGGACGCACTGAAGAGTTACCTGTTTCAGAAAAGGCAGTGCGACGAGCAATTACTCAAGCCAGAGATACTTATCGCCGCGCTGTGGAAAATCATCAATGGTGTCTGTTAGCGGAAGTGTCTTGTTCTAAGCGGATTATTAATGATGACTTGTATCGGAGTTTGATGTATAACCGTTGTCTTTTAGAATACCGCTATTTGGATGATGATGGAGAAATGCAGCGTTGGTATGATATTCATCCATTGATTCAAGGAATTCCAGAATTTAAAGAAGCCGTAGCGAAACTTTCATGA
- a CDS encoding tetratricopeptide repeat protein: MNPNLSDWDDDLPPEPEEAYQDLLRALKRKSGFGLFFVQCTPVEADRLMAKLPQDIPQKHIEVLRLVESFDNLYQRVAEFVQDKQIDILLIKGLEYSLYKYEKRTFGEITEGQFSNLTSVPHILNHLNQQRERFRDDFKFCFVFLLHSFSINYLIHRAPDFFDWRSGVFELPTTPELLDKQSSRLLDEADYYEYLKLSPEKKIEKVLEIQDILAEKHQTDSQKASLLRELGKVLHSAEEFEAALASFDKAVEIKPDEYYAWNGRGSALEYLERYEDAILSYDKALSIKPDYHEAWNNRGNALLNLGRNKDAILSYDKALSIKPDYHEAWNIRGYALYNLGRFEEAIASYDQALKFQPDLHEAWYNKACSYALQVNIEQALENLQKAINLNHDEYRKMAKTDSDFDAIREDERFQALIE, encoded by the coding sequence ATGAACCCAAATTTAAGTGATTGGGATGATGATTTACCCCCAGAACCAGAAGAAGCTTATCAAGACTTGCTTCGCGCACTGAAGCGTAAATCAGGATTTGGTTTGTTTTTTGTCCAATGTACACCTGTGGAAGCAGACCGTTTAATGGCCAAATTACCACAGGATATTCCCCAGAAGCATATAGAAGTTTTGCGCTTAGTTGAATCTTTTGATAATTTATATCAAAGAGTAGCTGAGTTTGTTCAAGATAAGCAAATTGATATTTTATTGATAAAAGGTCTGGAGTATTCTTTATACAAGTATGAGAAAAGAACTTTTGGGGAAATAACTGAAGGACAATTTAGCAATTTAACAAGTGTACCCCATATTTTAAATCATCTTAATCAACAGCGAGAACGGTTTCGAGATGATTTTAAATTCTGTTTTGTTTTCCTTTTGCATTCATTTTCAATAAACTATTTAATTCATCGTGCTCCAGATTTTTTTGATTGGCGTTCTGGAGTATTTGAATTACCAACAACACCAGAATTGTTAGATAAACAATCATCTCGCCTACTAGATGAGGCAGATTATTATGAATATTTGAAACTCAGCCCAGAAAAAAAGATAGAGAAAGTACTGGAAATTCAAGATATCCTAGCAGAGAAACATCAGACAGATAGCCAAAAAGCTAGTTTACTACGTGAACTTGGTAAGGTTTTACATTCTGCTGAGGAATTTGAAGCCGCGCTCGCATCCTTCGACAAAGCAGTTGAAATTAAACCTGACGAGTACTATGCTTGGAACGGTCGAGGGAGTGCGCTAGAGTATTTAGAACGCTATGAAGATGCGATATTATCCTATGACAAAGCACTCTCAATTAAACCTGATTACCACGAAGCTTGGAACAACCGGGGGAATGCACTACTTAATTTAGGACGTAATAAAGATGCGATATTATCCTATGACAAAGCACTCTCAATTAAACCTGATTACCACGAAGCTTGGAACATTCGGGGCTATGCGCTATATAATTTAGGACGCTTTGAAGAAGCGATCGCATCCTACGACCAAGCACTGAAATTTCAACCAGATTTACACGAAGCTTGGTACAATAAAGCTTGCTCTTATGCTCTCCAAGTTAATATTGAACAGGCACTAGAAAATTTACAAAAAGCAATTAATCTGAATCATGACGAATATCGAAAGATGGCAAAAACTGACTCAGATTTTGATGCTATCCGGGAAGATGAACGCTTTCAAGCTTTAATTGAATAA
- a CDS encoding type II toxin-antitoxin system PemK/MazF family toxin yields the protein MTNPKKGEIWLVQLDPTRGQEIQKTRPAVVISSDIFISIPMRIIIPVATWQPKFQNRLFMIPIQQTDENGLDSNSAGNILQVRSVTTERFVRCLGKVSTAVMQELLDGLIICIDYAPESND from the coding sequence ATGACTAATCCTAAAAAAGGTGAGATTTGGCTAGTGCAACTTGATCCCACTAGAGGACAAGAAATTCAGAAGACTCGCCCTGCTGTTGTAATTAGTTCTGATATATTTATTTCTATACCAATGCGAATTATTATTCCTGTGGCAACATGGCAACCTAAATTCCAAAATCGCCTTTTCATGATTCCTATCCAGCAAACTGATGAAAATGGCTTAGACTCAAACTCAGCAGGCAATATTTTGCAAGTTCGTAGTGTAACAACTGAGCGATTTGTCCGGTGCTTAGGAAAAGTTTCAACAGCCGTTATGCAAGAATTATTAGATGGTTTAATTATCTGTATTGATTATGCTCCTGAAAGCAACGACTGA
- the hflX gene encoding GTPase HflX, translating to MCAYINRRGQVIRVGIGTPRQTQIPPMELPRYGAERLSGIRCIATHLKPEPPNEAALTAMALQRLDALVVLNITGTGFTRRGGGATGYVKEAYLAHLTPQESRTLITSPAALKVGESQIQSPSWSISPPLDLDDLADQDLVDLVENLEAEFQREFIAQEVDADHDRVLIVGLMTSEMTPLQFQDNLLELARLVDTAGGDVLQTIQQKRSRIHPQTVVGEGKVQEIALTAQTLGVNLVVFDRDLSPSQVRNLEIQIGIRVVDRTEVILDIFAQRAQSRAGKLQVELAQLEYMQPRLAGRGRTMSRLGGGIGTRGPGETKLETERRAIGQRISRLQKEVTQLQAHRSRLRQRRQHREVPSVALVGYTNAGKSTLLNALTNAEVYTADQLFATLDPTTRRLVIPHGETNEHQEILITDTVGFIHELPASLMDAFRATLEEVTEADALLHLVDLSHPAWLRHIRSVREILAQMPITPGPALVVFNKIDQADSETLALAREEFPLAVFISASQRLGLETLRHRLAQLIQYAVDCG from the coding sequence GTGTGCGCCTACATCAACCGTCGCGGACAAGTGATTCGCGTCGGGATAGGCACGCCGCGCCAAACACAAATACCACCGATGGAATTGCCCCGTTACGGTGCAGAACGACTCAGTGGTATTCGTTGTATTGCCACCCATCTCAAGCCAGAACCGCCCAACGAAGCGGCGCTCACAGCGATGGCACTACAACGCTTAGATGCCCTAGTTGTCTTAAATATTACCGGAACCGGATTTACACGGCGGGGAGGCGGTGCAACTGGATATGTCAAAGAAGCTTATCTAGCTCATCTGACACCCCAAGAGTCTCGCACCCTGATTACTAGTCCTGCTGCATTGAAGGTAGGGGAAAGCCAAATTCAATCCCCAAGTTGGAGTATATCGCCACCTCTGGACTTGGACGATCTGGCAGACCAGGATTTAGTAGACTTGGTAGAAAATCTGGAAGCGGAATTCCAGCGGGAATTTATCGCCCAGGAAGTAGATGCTGACCACGATCGCGTGCTGATTGTGGGGCTGATGACCAGTGAGATGACTCCCCTACAATTCCAGGACAACCTATTAGAATTGGCGCGTTTAGTTGATACCGCTGGCGGAGATGTATTACAAACAATACAACAAAAGCGATCGCGCATTCACCCCCAAACCGTAGTTGGCGAAGGTAAGGTGCAAGAAATTGCCCTAACTGCCCAAACACTAGGAGTCAACCTCGTTGTCTTCGACCGCGACCTCTCACCCTCCCAAGTCCGCAACTTAGAAATACAAATTGGGATTCGGGTAGTTGACCGCACCGAAGTGATTTTGGATATCTTTGCCCAACGCGCCCAGTCTCGTGCCGGTAAATTGCAAGTAGAATTAGCACAGCTAGAATATATGCAGCCGCGACTGGCTGGTAGAGGTCGCACCATGTCCCGATTGGGTGGTGGTATTGGGACTCGTGGTCCTGGTGAAACCAAACTGGAAACTGAACGCCGTGCCATTGGCCAGCGCATATCCCGACTGCAAAAAGAAGTAACCCAGTTACAGGCACATCGTTCGCGGTTACGGCAGCGACGGCAGCATCGAGAAGTTCCCTCAGTAGCTTTGGTTGGATATACCAACGCTGGTAAGTCTACTTTGCTCAATGCTCTCACTAACGCAGAAGTTTATACAGCCGACCAGCTATTTGCCACTCTCGATCCTACTACCCGCCGCCTGGTAATTCCTCATGGTGAAACAAATGAACATCAGGAAATTCTCATTACAGATACAGTAGGGTTCATACATGAACTGCCTGCATCGTTAATGGATGCCTTCCGCGCCACCTTGGAGGAAGTCACAGAAGCCGATGCCCTACTACATTTAGTAGATTTGTCTCACCCCGCTTGGTTGCGTCATATTCGCTCAGTCAGAGAAATACTGGCGCAAATGCCAATAACTCCTGGCCCGGCGCTGGTTGTTTTTAACAAGATCGATCAAGCCGATAGTGAGACACTAGCTTTAGCTAGAGAAGAGTTTCCCCTCGCGGTGTTTATTTCTGCGAGTCAGCGCTTGGGATTAGAAACCCTACGTCATCGCCTTGCCCAGTTGATTCAATATGCAGTTGACTGTGGTTAA
- a CDS encoding XDD4 family exosortase-dependent surface protein — MSQRYSKKIVGYAAYCISALAVVTVSQMSRADAASLSFSATGTNPISGGSSNALSATAVFDNSVAGQLKLTLTNTGPGASVPTDILTGLFWDYAGSPLSNLTLSSAKATSLITNSVTSTGNFDLTKVNGNKVEWGFAKTTASSGLGGTPNVASNKVTQHYGIGTAGFGINPGFGLSGGQQMNYGIITGYDSANPAVSGGTFVKNSATFTFTGLPTNFDLAKISNLRFQYGTGLDEPSTYYIAPPPPPKRVPEPGATVALGLFAVGALRVSKKKSLVSA, encoded by the coding sequence ATGTCTCAAAGATATTCCAAGAAAATAGTAGGTTATGCAGCCTACTGTATATCAGCATTAGCTGTAGTGACAGTTTCGCAGATGTCTAGAGCAGATGCAGCATCTTTGAGTTTTTCAGCCACAGGTACTAACCCAATATCAGGTGGAAGCAGTAATGCTCTTTCAGCAACAGCTGTCTTTGATAATTCAGTAGCAGGTCAGTTGAAATTGACCCTGACTAATACAGGCCCAGGTGCCTCAGTTCCTACAGATATTCTGACAGGACTCTTCTGGGATTATGCTGGCTCTCCCTTAAGCAACTTAACGTTATCTTCAGCCAAAGCTACAAGCTTAATTACAAATAGTGTAACTAGCACAGGTAATTTCGATCTTACTAAGGTTAATGGAAATAAAGTTGAATGGGGTTTTGCAAAGACTACCGCTAGCAGTGGACTTGGTGGTACTCCTAACGTAGCATCTAACAAAGTAACTCAACACTACGGTATTGGTACAGCGGGTTTTGGCATTAATCCAGGTTTTGGTCTTTCAGGTGGACAGCAAATGAATTACGGTATTATCACTGGTTACGATAGTGCCAATCCAGCAGTAAGTGGGGGGACTTTTGTTAAGAACTCTGCCACATTTACTTTTACAGGGCTACCTACTAACTTCGATCTAGCAAAGATTAGCAATCTTCGTTTTCAGTATGGTACTGGTTTAGATGAGCCTAGTACTTATTATATTGCTCCGCCACCTCCACCTAAAAGAGTACCTGAGCCTGGTGCAACAGTCGCTCTTGGTTTATTTGCTGTAGGTGCGCTGAGGGTTAGCAAGAAAAAGTCTCTAGTGTCAGCCTAA
- the grxC gene encoding glutaredoxin 3 translates to MAAKVEIYTWRTCPFCIRAKSLLKNKGVEFTEYSIDGDEAARSKMAQRANGRRSLPQIFINDAHIGGCDDIHALDSQGELDELLTSSNSV, encoded by the coding sequence ATGGCTGCAAAAGTAGAAATTTACACCTGGAGGACTTGCCCGTTTTGCATTCGTGCCAAAAGTTTACTGAAAAACAAGGGCGTTGAATTTACCGAATACAGCATTGATGGAGATGAAGCAGCCAGAAGTAAAATGGCTCAAAGAGCAAATGGACGCCGCTCTTTACCGCAAATTTTCATCAATGACGCTCATATTGGTGGTTGTGACGATATCCATGCTTTAGACAGTCAAGGCGAGCTAGATGAGCTACTAACTTCTAGCAATAGCGTTTAG